One Mycolicibacter sp. MU0083 DNA window includes the following coding sequences:
- the hisH gene encoding imidazole glycerol phosphate synthase subunit HisH: MSGAAKRRVVILDYGSGNLRSAQRALQRVGAQVEVTSDAEAAVAADGLLVPGVGAYAACMAGLRRVDGDQIIAERVRAGAPVLGVCVGMQILFAHGVEFGVDTAGCAQWPGAVTRLDAPVIPHMGWNVVDAAAGSTLFAGLDADTRFYFVHSYAAQSWEGSPQALVTWATHRVPFLAAVEDGPLAATQFHPEKSGDAGATLLSNWVEAL, translated from the coding sequence GTGAGCGGTGCGGCCAAGCGTCGGGTGGTGATCCTGGACTACGGCTCCGGGAACCTGCGCTCCGCTCAGCGGGCACTGCAGCGGGTGGGCGCCCAGGTCGAGGTGACCTCCGACGCCGAAGCCGCTGTGGCCGCCGACGGCCTGCTGGTTCCCGGCGTCGGGGCCTATGCGGCGTGCATGGCCGGTCTGCGCCGGGTCGACGGCGACCAGATCATCGCCGAGCGGGTGCGGGCCGGTGCGCCGGTGCTCGGGGTCTGCGTGGGTATGCAGATCCTGTTCGCCCACGGGGTCGAGTTCGGGGTGGACACCGCCGGCTGCGCCCAGTGGCCGGGCGCGGTCACCCGGTTGGACGCCCCGGTGATCCCGCACATGGGCTGGAACGTCGTGGACGCCGCGGCCGGCAGCACCCTGTTCGCCGGCCTCGACGCCGACACCCGGTTCTACTTCGTGCACTCCTACGCCGCGCAGAGCTGGGAGGGCAGCCCGCAGGCTTTGGTGACTTGGGCGACCCATCGGGTACCGTTCCTGGCGGCTGTCGAGGATGGGCCGTTGGCCGCCACCCAGTTTCACCCCGAAAAGAGTGGGGATGCCGGGGCGACACTGTTGAGTAACTGGGTGGAGGCACTGTGA
- the hisB gene encoding imidazoleglycerol-phosphate dehydratase HisB: protein MTRRARVQRATRESDITVELDLDGTGIVDIDTGVPFFDHMLTALGSHASFDLTVRAKGDVEIEAHHTVEDTAIVLGQALGEALGDKKGIRRFGDAFIPMDETLAHAAVDVSGRPYCVHTGEPDHLVHTTIAGSQVPYHTVINRHVFETLASNARIALHVRVLYGRDPHHITEAQYKAVARALRQAVEPDPRVSGVPSTKGAL from the coding sequence ATGACTCGCCGTGCCCGGGTGCAACGCGCCACCCGTGAATCCGACATCACCGTCGAGCTCGACCTGGACGGCACCGGGATCGTCGACATCGATACCGGGGTGCCGTTCTTCGATCACATGCTGACCGCCCTGGGCAGCCACGCCAGCTTCGACCTGACGGTGCGCGCCAAAGGCGACGTCGAGATCGAAGCCCACCACACCGTCGAGGACACCGCGATCGTGCTCGGCCAGGCACTCGGCGAGGCCCTCGGCGACAAGAAGGGCATCCGTCGTTTCGGCGATGCCTTCATCCCGATGGACGAGACGCTGGCGCACGCCGCGGTGGATGTGTCCGGGCGACCCTACTGCGTACACACCGGCGAACCGGACCACCTGGTGCACACCACGATCGCCGGGTCCCAGGTGCCCTATCACACCGTCATCAACCGGCACGTGTTCGAGACGCTGGCATCGAACGCGCGCATCGCCCTGCACGTGCGGGTGCTCTACGGGCGCGACCCGCACCACATCACCGAGGCCCAGTACAAGGCGGTGGCCCGGGCGTTGCGGCAGGCCGTCGAACCCGATCCCCGCGTCTCCGGGGTGCCGTCCACCAAGGGCGCCCTGTGA
- a CDS encoding histidinol-phosphate transaminase: MTGTDTRPGAEISLADLPLRDDLRGKSPYGAPQLEVPVRLNTNENPHPPSAALIDDVAHSVREVAAELHRYPDRDAVALRADLARYLTGQTGVEVSTDNVWAANGSNEILQQLLQAFGGPGRSALGFVPSYSMHPIISDGTQTRWLAANRATDFGLDVEVAGAAIAEHHPDVVFVASPNNPSGQSIALAELRRLLDVAPGIVIVDEAYGEFSSQPSAIALIADYPTKLIVTRTMSKAFAFAGGRLGYLIAAPAVIDAMLLVRLPYHLSVVTQAAARAALRHADDTLGSVAQLIAERDRVSAALSGMGFHVIPSDANFVLFGRFADAPTTWQRYLDAGILIRDVGIPGYLRATTGLPEENDALLTASRRLAATELADQKQQGAS, translated from the coding sequence GTGACCGGTACCGACACCCGGCCGGGCGCTGAGATCAGCTTGGCGGATCTTCCGCTGCGCGATGACCTCCGCGGCAAATCACCTTATGGCGCACCGCAACTGGAGGTTCCGGTGCGGTTGAACACCAACGAGAATCCACATCCGCCCAGTGCTGCACTCATCGACGACGTGGCTCATTCGGTACGCGAGGTCGCCGCGGAGTTGCACCGCTACCCCGATCGCGACGCGGTGGCGCTGCGCGCCGATCTGGCCCGCTATCTGACGGGGCAGACCGGGGTCGAGGTGAGCACCGACAACGTGTGGGCGGCCAACGGGTCCAACGAGATCCTTCAGCAACTGCTGCAGGCGTTCGGCGGACCGGGCCGCAGCGCCCTCGGATTCGTCCCGTCGTACTCGATGCACCCGATCATCTCCGACGGCACCCAGACCCGCTGGCTGGCGGCCAACCGGGCCACCGACTTCGGCCTCGACGTCGAGGTGGCCGGCGCCGCCATCGCCGAGCACCACCCCGATGTGGTGTTCGTGGCGTCCCCGAACAACCCGTCCGGGCAGAGCATCGCGTTGGCCGAACTGCGCCGCCTACTCGACGTGGCGCCCGGGATCGTGATCGTCGACGAGGCCTACGGGGAATTCTCCTCGCAGCCCAGCGCGATCGCCCTGATCGCCGACTACCCGACGAAGCTGATCGTCACCCGCACCATGAGCAAGGCGTTCGCGTTCGCCGGTGGCCGACTCGGCTACCTGATCGCCGCGCCCGCGGTGATCGACGCGATGCTGCTGGTGCGCCTGCCCTATCACCTGTCGGTGGTGACCCAGGCCGCCGCTCGAGCGGCGCTGCGCCACGCCGACGACACCCTCGGCAGTGTCGCGCAGTTGATCGCCGAACGCGACCGGGTCTCGGCGGCGTTGTCGGGGATGGGTTTTCACGTCATCCCCAGCGACGCCAATTTCGTGCTGTTCGGCCGGTTCGCCGACGCGCCGACAACCTGGCAGCGTTACCTCGACGCCGGCATCCTGATCCGCGATGTCGGCATCCCCGGATATTTACGGGCCACCACCGGGCTGCCGGAGGAGAACGACGCGCTGTTGACCGCCAGTCGACGACTCGCGGCCACCGAACTGGCCGACCAGAAGCAACAAGGAGCCTCATGA
- the hisD gene encoding histidinol dehydrogenase: MDDVSNPPLLSRIDLRGANHSSARLRAVLPRGGVDVESVLPKVRPIVEAVAGRGAAAALEYGESFDGVRPAAVRVPGTALESALADLDPAVRAALEVAIARARAVHTDQRRTDTTTTLAPGATVTERWLPVERVGLYVPGGNAVYPSSVVMNVVPAQIAGVDSLVIASPPQAAFDGLPHPTILAAARLLGVTEVWAVGGAQAVALLAYGGTDTDGAELAPVDMITGPGNIYVTAAKRLCRSQVGIDAEAGPTEIAILADHTAHPAHVAADLISQAEHDEMAASVLVTTSPELADATDRQVAAQLETTVHRERVETALAGPQSAIVLVDDIEAGIRVVNAYAAEHLEIQTADAATVAGRIRSAGAIFVGSYAPVSLGDYCAGSNHVLPTAGSARYSSGLSVQTFLRGVHVVDYSEAALKDVSGHVIALAQAEDLPSHGEAVRRRFEQ; encoded by the coding sequence ATGGACGACGTGAGCAACCCCCCGCTGCTGTCGCGCATCGATCTGCGCGGCGCGAACCACTCCAGCGCCCGACTGCGCGCCGTCCTGCCGCGTGGCGGGGTGGACGTGGAGTCGGTGCTGCCGAAGGTGCGCCCGATCGTCGAAGCGGTGGCCGGGCGCGGGGCCGCGGCGGCCCTGGAATACGGGGAGTCCTTCGACGGTGTCCGGCCGGCCGCGGTGCGGGTGCCGGGCACGGCGCTGGAGTCCGCGCTGGCCGACTTGGACCCCGCGGTACGCGCCGCACTGGAGGTGGCCATCGCCCGGGCGCGCGCGGTGCACACCGACCAACGCCGCACCGACACCACCACCACACTGGCACCGGGCGCCACCGTCACCGAACGCTGGCTTCCGGTCGAGCGGGTGGGCCTCTATGTTCCCGGCGGCAACGCGGTTTATCCGTCCAGCGTGGTGATGAACGTCGTACCGGCCCAGATCGCCGGAGTCGATTCCCTGGTCATCGCCAGCCCGCCGCAGGCCGCCTTCGACGGCCTGCCGCACCCGACGATCCTGGCCGCGGCCCGGTTGCTGGGGGTGACCGAGGTCTGGGCGGTCGGCGGCGCGCAGGCGGTGGCGCTGCTGGCTTATGGCGGCACCGATACCGACGGCGCCGAGTTGGCTCCGGTGGACATGATCACCGGGCCCGGCAACATCTATGTGACCGCCGCCAAACGACTGTGCCGTTCGCAGGTGGGCATCGACGCCGAAGCCGGCCCCACCGAGATCGCCATCCTGGCCGACCACACCGCGCACCCCGCCCACGTGGCCGCCGACCTGATCAGTCAGGCCGAGCACGACGAGATGGCGGCCAGCGTGCTGGTCACCACCAGCCCGGAACTGGCCGATGCCACCGACCGGCAGGTGGCGGCCCAATTGGAGACCACGGTGCACCGGGAGCGGGTGGAGACCGCGCTGGCGGGTCCGCAGTCGGCGATCGTACTGGTCGACGACATCGAGGCCGGCATCCGGGTCGTCAATGCCTACGCGGCCGAACACCTGGAGATCCAGACCGCCGACGCCGCCACCGTGGCGGGACGAATCCGTTCCGCGGGAGCGATTTTCGTCGGCTCCTACGCACCGGTCAGCCTGGGCGACTATTGCGCGGGTTCCAACCACGTGCTCCCGACCGCCGGCAGCGCCCGATACTCCAGCGGCCTGTCGGTGCAGACCTTCCTGCGCGGCGTCCACGTCGTCGACTACAGCGAGGCCGCACTCAAAGACGTCAGCGGGCACGTGATCGCACTGGCCCAAGCCGAGGACCTGCCCTCACACGGCGAGGCGGTCCGGAGGAGGTTCGAACAGTGA
- a CDS encoding nitroreductase family deazaflavin-dependent oxidoreductase yields the protein MASDKGAENSSTLPAVFPAWMDRLQIKYMNPVVKPLSKFIPGASVISHRGRKSGKVYSTVVTSYRKGDMLAIALGHGRTDWVKNVLAAGEADIRLFRRELHLTNPRIVPAGSDDRSLPFALRLQNRKVAVLVTDIG from the coding sequence ATGGCCAGTGACAAAGGCGCCGAGAACTCGTCCACCCTGCCTGCGGTGTTCCCCGCTTGGATGGACCGGCTGCAGATCAAGTACATGAATCCGGTGGTCAAGCCGCTGTCGAAGTTCATTCCCGGGGCGTCGGTGATCAGCCACCGGGGGCGTAAGTCCGGCAAGGTCTATTCGACCGTGGTGACCAGCTACCGCAAGGGCGACATGCTGGCGATCGCGCTCGGCCACGGCAGAACCGACTGGGTCAAGAACGTGCTGGCCGCCGGGGAGGCCGACATCCGGTTGTTCCGCCGCGAACTGCACCTGACCAATCCGCGCATCGTGCCGGCCGGTTCCGATGACCGTTCGCTGCCGTTCGCACTACGGCTGCAGAACCGCAAGGTCGCGGTGCTGGTCACCGATATCGGCTGA